TAAGAATTAACAGTTAATAACAGTTAATAAGTATTGTTAACAAGTAATATAAATATCTAATAATCAAACAAATGAACACCTAATAAAATGTTAACTATTTTTAATAAGTCATATAAACAAAAATTATACCTTTTATTTATTGTAGCTATTAACACACTATAATAACAATCATATTTATTTTTAAAATTTAAAGAAAAGATTTATATAATATAGTAAATGTTAATAACCTAAAACTTAATAGAAATTAAGAATTTATTTTATCAATAGAATCAATTATAAAAAAGGACAATAATTATATAAATTGTTTTTATATATATTTGCAGTATAATTCTGTTAACTATATAACGTAATATTCCTTCTCCATTAACAGAAATTATATTTTACAACTTTATTAAATGAATTCTATAAATTTCATTTAGCAATTATCAACAGTTGTAAAAAAAATAAAAAATTCGATATTTTTTGTAGATTAATTACTCAACTTCTTTTCAATTTTCAAATTATTTTTATTTGTATAAAGAAGATTGGTTATTAAAAAAAAGAATATATCATCAATAATAAAATTTCACCTAATTAAGAATAAATTGATAACAGTTATTTAATAATAAATACCGTTAATTTATTTGTAAATTGGTGATAATTAACAATAAGACGAAAGATTAATGACTAGAAAGAAAAAAATATATAAAAAAAAGGGAAAAGTAATTAAAGACTTAACCTTAAAGATTTTCAAAATATTAAAAGAAGACACTTCAAAAACATATAATTACAAACAGATTGCAAGTAAAATGGATATTTCTGATTCTGACGGAAAAAGCCAAGTACTTAAAAAATTAGTAGAACTACACGAAACAAAAAAAATTAAAGAAATTGATAGAGGTAAGTATCAAATTAATGAAGATCGTAAATATCATATCGGTACATTAGATTTAACATCAACAGGAAATGCATATTTTATGTCTGATGATTTTGAAAATGATATTTTTATTCCAGCAATAAATTTAGGTAAAGGATTACATCAAGATACCGTAAAAGTTTTTGTTTACAATAAAAGAAGATCTTCTAAATTAGAAGCTGAAGTTGTTGAAATAATTGAACGTAAAAAAACAGAATTTGTAGGTATTTTACAAATGAATAAAACTTTTGGCTTTGTAATTCCTGATAATCAAAAAATGCCTGTTGATTTATTTATATCTCAAAATAAATTAAATGGTGCACAAGACGGAGAAAAAGTAGTTGTACAAATGACCGATTGGCCAGAAAACTCTAAAAACCCGTTTGGAAAAATTACTCAAGTTTTAGGAAAACCTGGCGAACACGAAACTGAAATTCATTCTATTTTATTAGAATATGGCTTGCCTTACGAATTTCCTGAAGAAGTAGAAAAAGAAGCAGAAAATTTACCTATTGAAATTACTGAAAACGAAATTTCAAAAAGAAGAGATATGCGTAAAGATTTAACCTTTACCATTGACCCAAAAGATGCTAAAGATTTTGATGATGCATTATCATTTACAAAATTAGAAAATGGAAATTATGAAATAGGAGTTCATATTGCCGATGTTTCGCATTATTTACAACCAAAAACTATTTTAGATGATGAAGCTTATGAAAGAGCAACATCGGTTTATTTAGTTGATAGAGTAGTGCCAATGTTACCAGAAATGTTAAGTAACGGGGTTTGTTCATTACGTCCGCATGAAGAAAAATTAACTTTTTCGGCAGTTTTTGAAATGAATGAAAAAACAGAAATTGTAAATAAATGGTTTGGTAGAACGGTAACTTATTCCGATCAGCGTTTTGCTTATGAAGAAGCGCAATCAATTATTGAGAACTGTAAATTATCAGAAAATATTGAAGCCTACGAAATGCCTGTAGATATTTCAATTACTGATGAAAGTTATCAAGTTACTCCAGAAATAGTTGAAGCTACTTTAAAACTAGATGAATTAGCCAAGAAATTACGTAAAAAACGTATGAAAGCAGGCGCAATTTCATTTGATAGAGTAGAAGTAAAATTCGATTTAGATGAAAAAGCAAATCCTGTAGGAGTTTTCTTTAAAGAATCGAAAGATGCTAATAAACTTATTGAAGAATTTATGTTATTAGCCAATAGAAAAGTAGCCGAATTTATTGGTTTTTCTAAAGGAAAAGAAACAAAAAACACGTTTATATATCGTACACACGATGAACCAAATATTGATAAATTAGCTTCTTTACAGAATATTATCAACAAGTTTGGGTACAAAATAGATACTGAAACAAAAGAAAAAACATCACAATCGTTAAATAAATTATTAGCTGATGTTCAAGGTAAAGGAGAAGCCAATATGGTAGAAACTTTAGCAATTCGTTCTATGAGTAAAGCAGCTTATACGACTCAAAATATTGGTCATTATGGTTTAGCTTTTGATTATTATTCGCACTTTACATCGCCAATTCGTCGTTATCCAGATGTGATGACACACCGTTTATTACAACATTATTTAGATGGCGGAACTTCTCCTAAATCAGATGAATACGAAGTAAAATGTAAGCACTCTTCACAAATGGAAGAATTAGCTGCAAAAGCAGAGCGTTCTAGCATAAAATATATGCAAATAAAGTACATGAAAGATCATCAAGATGAAGAATTTGAAGGTGTTATTTCAGGAGTTACTGAATGGGGAATTTACGTAGAAATTACTTCAAATAAATGTGAAGGAATGGTTAGAATCAGAGATATAAAAGATGATTATTATACTTTTGATGAGAAACAGTATGCTATTGTAGGACAGTCATCGAACAATGTTATTCAATTAGGAGATAAAGTTGTTGTAAGAGTTAAAAATACTGATTTAGAGCGTAAACATTTAGATTTTCATTTAGTTTCACATTAATTTATAGCAATTGTCACAATAAAATATAGTATTTGTCTTTATAGTATTGGTATAATTATTCAACGTATCAAGTAACTAACAACAATTATGATTAAAAAAATAATATTTTTAAGTTTGATTTTGATGCCATTTTTATCAACTGCTCAAACAACAGTAACAAAAAAACTAGGAGAATTTTCTATAGTGAAAGTGTTTAATGGTATTGATGTCGTATTAGTAAAATCGACAGAAAATAAAATTATTATTACAGGAGAAAAAGCAGAAAAGGTAACTGTAAAAAGTAAAAATAATACCTTAAAAATATCTTTAAAATTTCCTGAAACTATAGCTGATAATAAGGTTAAAATAACACTTTATTATGAATCAATATTACAAATAATTGACGCTAATGAAGGTGCTGTTGTTACTGGGAAAGATATTGAACAACCAACAATTGAAATAAAAGCACAAGAAGGTGCTTTTATAAACATGGTTGTTAAGGTGAAACATTTAAAGGTAAAAAGTTCATCAGGTGCTGTTGTAAAGCTCTCAGGTTCTGCTAAAAATCAAAATGTGGAGGCTAATTTAGGAGGCATGTATCACGGATATAATTTATCTATTACCGATTTAAACTATATTCGTGCAGGTTCAGGCTCTAAAGTAGAAGTACAATCTGGTGAAACATTAGATGCTAAAGTTTCTTTTGGAGGTTCTATTTTTTATAAAGGAACTCCCGAAATTTTAAAAGAGAAAAAAGTAATTGGAGGAGTAATTGAACACAGAATTTAATTTAGTATATTTGTACTGTAAAATTTAATTAAAATGATTTCACTTACTATAGTTTTAGGAATGATTGGACCATGGCAAATAGCCATTGTAGTTGCATTAGTTTTATTAATGTTTGGAGGTAAAAAAATTCCAGAATTAATGAAAGGTTTAGGTACAGGTATCAAAGAATTTAAAGATGCTACCAAAATCGAAGAAGATGAAGAGACAAAAGAAAATACTGAAAATAAAAAATAAGTATTTTTAATTATATATAAAAAACCGAAACTATTAAGTTTCGGTTTTTTTATGTTTAATTTTTAGAGTTAAAATTTAATTGCCGTTCCCGAGGCTGTTACCATTAGCATTCCGCCATTTGGTCCTACGGTTTCATAATCTAAATCGACACCAACAATAGCGTCTGCACCTAAAGATTTAGCTCTTTCTTGCATTTCTTGTAAAGATGTATCTTTTGCTTCTCGCAATACTTTTTCATATGAACTAGAACGTCCACCAACAATATCTCTAATTCCTGCAAAAAAATCTTTAATAAAATTTGCTCCAATAATTGTTTCACCAGTAACAATTCCTAAATACTCTTTAGCTGGTTTATTTTCGATGTTAGGTGTTGTAGTTATAATCATAATATTATGCGTCTTTTTTAAGATTCTTACTTTCCTTCATGCTTTCGCCTATTTGATTTGTAGCTGCAAAACTAGCTACCATATCATTTAACATAGAACTTGCTGCATTCGGGTTATTTGGAAGTAAAATTAGGTTACTATTTGTATCAGCCCCAATAGATTGTAAGGTATCGTAATGTTGTGTAATTACAATTAATGCCGATGCTTCTTGTGAGTTTATACCTGCTCTGTTTAAAACTTCTACTGATTCTTCTAAACCACGAGCAATTTCTCTACGCTGATCGGCAATACCTTTTCCTTGTAAACGTTTACTTTCTGCTTCTGCTTTGGCTCTTTCAACAATTAAAATACGTTGTGCATCACCTTCATATTGAGCAGCTGTTTTTTCTCTATCAGCAGCATTAATACGGTTCATAGCTTCTTTTACCTGTGCATCAGGATCAATATCGGTAACTAATGTTTTAATGATATCATATCCATAAGTCATCATTGCTTCATTTAATTCTGATTTTACAGCAATTGCAATATCATCTTTTTTCAAGAAAACATCATCTAATATCATTTTAGGAACTTCCGCACGAACTACATCAAAAACATACGAAGTAATTTGATCGTGAGGATAATCTAACTTATAAAATGAATCATATACTTTTTCTTTAATAACCTTATATTGAACAGATACTTTTAGTTTTACAAAAACATTATCCAATGTTTTTGTTTCAATAATTACATCTAATTGCTGAATTTTTAAACTTAATTTTCCTGAAATTTTATCGACTAACGGAATTTTTAAATGTAAACCTGATTGACGAATACTATGGAATTTACCAAAACGTTCTAGAATAGCCGCAGATTGTTGTTTAACTGTAAAAAATGATTTGAAGAAAATAAATAATCCAATAAGTATTATTGGATACAAATAATTAAACATAGTTTTAATTTTTTTAGTTAGTAATTTTTTTATAAAGATACAGAAAGAAGTAGCTAACTACAAGACGCTTTTTTTTTAAAATGTTACATTTTTTTCTTTTAAAGGTATATTTGCTTAAAATCAATTTTATGGAAATTATTAAACAACACGGAGCAGAAATTTTAATTTTACTTTTTTTAATTGTAACTTTTTTACAGTCGGGTGTAGATAAAGTTTCCGATTGGAATGGTAATGTTTCTTTTATTAAAGATCATTTTAAAAATACGCCTTTAAAAAATTTAGTCCCACTTTTATTAATGATAATTGTAGTGATGGAATTAATTGCTGGAGCTTTTATGTTTATCGGAATTTTTAATTTAATTACTATGGGAGATGGTGATTTAGCTTTACTAGGAGTTCAAATAGCAGCACTTTGTTTAATTTTTCTTTTGATAGGTCAAAGACTTGCAAAAGATTATCAAGGAGCAATGTCATTAGGAGTTTATTTTATAGTAACAATTTTAGGAATGCATTTGTTAAGTAACTAAAATCTATAGTAAAATAATTATCAATAAATTTTAATTATATAAAAAACCTCTTAAAACAGCTGTTTAAGAGGTTTTTTATTTTTAATAATGCAAATGTGTATTTAATTATTTTAAATACATAAAAATATATTTAAAATAATTTTAATTGTTTTTTATCAAAAAAATTAAAGAAGAATACTCTCCATTTTTATTTGCTTTTATATTTGATGTTAATCCTGTAAAAAAAGCACTAATTGGTTTTGATGTATTATTTTTATATTTTTCTGATAATAAAGAAACATAAAAAGCATCAAATTTCATTGGAAGTATTTTTATTACTTTCATATCAATATCAGCAAATAATTTACAAATTGAAATTTTAGAAAAATGCCATAAATGTCTTGGAACATCATAAGCAGCCCAAAATTCTTTATATTTTTTCGCATCGTAACTTTTATAATTTGGTACTGCAATAATTAAAACACCATTTGGTTTTAATAATTTTTTTAATTGATTTATATATTCAATTAAATTAGGAATATGCTCTAAAACATGCCAAAGAGAAATAACATCAAATTGTTCTCCTTTATAGTCTGAAATATCTTCTTGAAGCTCAATATTTTTTTTTGAAGCAAAGTTTCTAGCTTTTTCCGATGGTTCAACTCCTGATACTTTCCAATTATTTTCTTTACAAACTTTTAAAAAATCACCCGTACCAGCACCTACATCTAAAATTGTTTTTTCTTCGGATTTAAAAGAATTTATCAATTTTAATTTTTGTTTTAAAGTATGATTTTTTACTACTTGGTAAACTTTATCAAAAACACTTTTTTTACTATCAGTATGCGAAATATACGCATCACTTACATAGTAATTTTCTAAATTTTGAGGAACAGGCGAAGTAACAAGCATATCATATTTTTTGTTATACATTACCTCATAACTTTCATCAGAAACTGTATGATCGATACAATTTAGTAATGGTGTAAGATTTTTGTAAAGCTCTTTTGTTGTTTCCAATTTTTTATTTTTTATGATGTTCTAAGCTAAATATTGATGCTTTATTATTGCAATAATACGTAAAAAAAAACGCTCCATATGGAACGTTTTTTTATCAAAATAATTTTTATTTTATTACCTTCCCATGTAAACTAATAAAACAGAAATATCACTTGGTGATACACCACTTATTCTACTAGCTTGTGATATTGAAGTTGGTTGAATTTTCGTTAATTTCTCTCTAGCTTCACGTGATAATGAATGTACTTTACTAAAATCAAATTTAGCAGGAATTTTAACATTTTCTAATCGGTTTAATTTATCGGCATTATTTTTTTCTTTTTCAATATAACCAGAATATTTTAAGTGAATTTCAACTTGTTCAATTATTTCTTGATCCATATCATTTTCTTGAAGATAATTTTCTAGTTTTTCAATAACTCTAAAATCATTAAATGATAATTGTGGTCTTGTGGCTATTTTAAATAATTTAACTGATTGATTAATTAAACTAAGTCCTTTGCTTTCTAAAATAGGATTTATCTCTTCTTGTTTAACACTTAAATTTTCAACAAATTTAACAAGAGCGGCTGTTTTAATTCTCTTATTTGTTACTCTGTCTAATCTTTCTTTAGATGCTAAACCAAGATTATAAGCTATTTCTGTTAAACGTAAATCAGCGTTATCTTGTCTTAATAAAGTTCTATATTCAGCACGAGAAGTAAACATTCTGTAAGGTTCTTCTGTTCCTTTTGTAATTAAATCATCAATTAAAACTCCAATATAAGCCTCACTTCTTTTTAAGATAAAAGGCCCTTTATTTTGAGTTTTTAAAGCCGCATTTACACCCGCCATTAAACCTTGTGCAGCAGCTTCTTCGTAACCAGTGGTTCCGTTAATTTGTCCTGCGAAAAATAAATTTTCAATTAACTTAGTTTCTAAGTTGTGTTTTAATTGTGTTGGCTGAAAGAAATCATATTCAATAGCATATCCAAAACGTAAGAATTTTACATTTTCAAAACCTGCAATATGTCGAATTGCTTTGTCTTGAATATCTTCAGGTAATGATGTAGAAAATCCGTTTACATAAATTTCTACCGTATTCCATCCTTCAGGTTCTACAAAAACTTGATGACGATCTTTATCAGCAAAACGATCAATTTTATCTTCTACAGATGGGCAATATCTTGGTCCTGTCGATTTAATTCTACCGTTAAACATTGGCGAACGATCAAAACCTTCACGAAGAATATCGTGTACTTTTTGATTTGTATATGTTAAATAACAAGAACGTTGTGTGGTTAATTTTTCAGTAATTGGCAAGTAAGAAAATTTCTCAGGATTTTCATCACCAGGTTGTTCTGTCATTTTAGAAAAATCTAAAGACCTTGCATCAACTCTTGGCGGAGTTCCTGTTTTCATTCTTCCAGATTCAAAACCTTTTTCAACTAAATCTTCGGTAATACCAGTTGAAGCACCTTCACCAGCTCTACCACCGCCGAATGTTTTTTCACCAATATGGATTAATCCATTTAAAAAAGTACCTGCAGTAATAATTACTGTTTTGGCTTTTATTTCTAAACCTAAGGCTGTTTTTACGCCAATAATTTTATTTTCATCAAAAATTAATCCGTTAACGGCATCTTGATAAAAATCTAAATTATCGGTTTTTTCAAGCATATTTCTCCAACATTCTGCAAATTGCATTCTGTCAGATTGCGCTCTAGGACTCCACATTGCAGGTCCTTTCGATTTGTTAAGCATCTTAAATTGAATAGCTGTTTTATCGGTTACAATTCCACTGTAACCTCCTAACGCATCAATTTCTCTTACTATTTGTCCTTTCGCAATACCACCCATGGCTGGGTTACAGCTCATTTGAGCAATATTTTGAAGATTCATTGTTATTAGTAATGTATGTGCCCCCATATTGGCACTTGCTGCGGCAGCTTCACTACCAGCATGTCCACCACCTACTACAATTACATCGTATGTTGTATTAAATAAACTCATTTTTTAATGCTGTTCCATTAGGAACGGTTTTAGTTTAAATTTAAAAGTTTTAAAGAATCATTTTCTTTAGTACGCATTATTTGTTTTTCTTGATCCGTTTTATCTTTGTATTTCATGTAGTGCAATACGCCATGAATAATAACTCGGTGCAATTCATTTTCAAATAATACATCAAACTCTTTTGCATTTTCTTTTACTCTTTCAATCGAAATAAAAATATCTCCACCAACTAATTTTCCTAAGGTATAATCGAAACTGATAATATCTGTTAAGGTATCATGTTGTAAAAACTCCACATTCATTTTATGTAAATAGGTATCATCACAAAAAACATAGTTTATTTCTCCTAATTCAAAACCTTCTTTTTCGATACAATTTAAAATCCATTGTGCCGTTTTTTCTTCATTTTTTAGTTGAAAATCGGTTTCGTAATTAAATTCAATCACGTTATTTTAGTTGTTTAAAAATAATATTTTTAAGTATTATTTGTTGCTTTTAGGAAGGCTAAAATACTCTTGAACCTTCTTTTTATAATCAGGTTGCAAAGGTAATGATTGTCTATTTAATATTTCTGTTTGGTTATAAAACAACTTTTTAAACTTTAATTCTTTAGCACTTTTGTTGTCAAACTCTTTTAAATTAGCATCAGATTTTCGTTGTTTGTCTTTATTTTGTTCAAAAGTAGCTTTATCTAATTTCAGTAATTGATAATTTAATTGTTGCATTCTGTTAATGCTTTGTTGGGTAAAACCTTTTTCTAAAATGTCGTTTTCTAATTGTTCCATTTTTTTTACCGCTTTTTTAGCATTTCCGTTTCCACCTTTTCCTTGTTTTAAAGCTTCTTCTAATTGCTGTCTTAATTGCGATTGTTCTTTATA
The Tenacibaculum pacificus DNA segment above includes these coding regions:
- the rnr gene encoding ribonuclease R, producing MTRKKKIYKKKGKVIKDLTLKIFKILKEDTSKTYNYKQIASKMDISDSDGKSQVLKKLVELHETKKIKEIDRGKYQINEDRKYHIGTLDLTSTGNAYFMSDDFENDIFIPAINLGKGLHQDTVKVFVYNKRRSSKLEAEVVEIIERKKTEFVGILQMNKTFGFVIPDNQKMPVDLFISQNKLNGAQDGEKVVVQMTDWPENSKNPFGKITQVLGKPGEHETEIHSILLEYGLPYEFPEEVEKEAENLPIEITENEISKRRDMRKDLTFTIDPKDAKDFDDALSFTKLENGNYEIGVHIADVSHYLQPKTILDDEAYERATSVYLVDRVVPMLPEMLSNGVCSLRPHEEKLTFSAVFEMNEKTEIVNKWFGRTVTYSDQRFAYEEAQSIIENCKLSENIEAYEMPVDISITDESYQVTPEIVEATLKLDELAKKLRKKRMKAGAISFDRVEVKFDLDEKANPVGVFFKESKDANKLIEEFMLLANRKVAEFIGFSKGKETKNTFIYRTHDEPNIDKLASLQNIINKFGYKIDTETKEKTSQSLNKLLADVQGKGEANMVETLAIRSMSKAAYTTQNIGHYGLAFDYYSHFTSPIRRYPDVMTHRLLQHYLDGGTSPKSDEYEVKCKHSSQMEELAAKAERSSIKYMQIKYMKDHQDEEFEGVISGVTEWGIYVEITSNKCEGMVRIRDIKDDYYTFDEKQYAIVGQSSNNVIQLGDKVVVRVKNTDLERKHLDFHLVSH
- a CDS encoding head GIN domain-containing protein — encoded protein: MIKKIIFLSLILMPFLSTAQTTVTKKLGEFSIVKVFNGIDVVLVKSTENKIIITGEKAEKVTVKSKNNTLKISLKFPETIADNKVKITLYYESILQIIDANEGAVVTGKDIEQPTIEIKAQEGAFINMVVKVKHLKVKSSSGAVVKLSGSAKNQNVEANLGGMYHGYNLSITDLNYIRAGSGSKVEVQSGETLDAKVSFGGSIFYKGTPEILKEKKVIGGVIEHRI
- a CDS encoding Sec-independent protein translocase subunit TatA/TatB, coding for MISLTIVLGMIGPWQIAIVVALVLLMFGGKKIPELMKGLGTGIKEFKDATKIEEDEETKENTENKK
- a CDS encoding heavy metal-binding domain-containing protein is translated as MIITTTPNIENKPAKEYLGIVTGETIIGANFIKDFFAGIRDIVGGRSSSYEKVLREAKDTSLQEMQERAKSLGADAIVGVDLDYETVGPNGGMLMVTASGTAIKF
- a CDS encoding SPFH domain-containing protein produces the protein MFNYLYPIILIGLFIFFKSFFTVKQQSAAILERFGKFHSIRQSGLHLKIPLVDKISGKLSLKIQQLDVIIETKTLDNVFVKLKVSVQYKVIKEKVYDSFYKLDYPHDQITSYVFDVVRAEVPKMILDDVFLKKDDIAIAVKSELNEAMMTYGYDIIKTLVTDIDPDAQVKEAMNRINAADREKTAAQYEGDAQRILIVERAKAEAESKRLQGKGIADQRREIARGLEESVEVLNRAGINSQEASALIVITQHYDTLQSIGADTNSNLILLPNNPNAASSMLNDMVASFAATNQIGESMKESKNLKKDA
- a CDS encoding DoxX family membrane protein; translated protein: MEIIKQHGAEILILLFLIVTFLQSGVDKVSDWNGNVSFIKDHFKNTPLKNLVPLLLMIIVVMELIAGAFMFIGIFNLITMGDGDLALLGVQIAALCLIFLLIGQRLAKDYQGAMSLGVYFIVTILGMHLLSN
- a CDS encoding class I SAM-dependent methyltransferase, encoding METTKELYKNLTPLLNCIDHTVSDESYEVMYNKKYDMLVTSPVPQNLENYYVSDAYISHTDSKKSVFDKVYQVVKNHTLKQKLKLINSFKSEEKTILDVGAGTGDFLKVCKENNWKVSGVEPSEKARNFASKKNIELQEDISDYKGEQFDVISLWHVLEHIPNLIEYINQLKKLLKPNGVLIIAVPNYKSYDAKKYKEFWAAYDVPRHLWHFSKISICKLFADIDMKVIKILPMKFDAFYVSLLSEKYKNNTSKPISAFFTGLTSNIKANKNGEYSSLIFLIKNN
- the mnmG gene encoding tRNA uridine-5-carboxymethylaminomethyl(34) synthesis enzyme MnmG, whose product is MSLFNTTYDVIVVGGGHAGSEAAAASANMGAHTLLITMNLQNIAQMSCNPAMGGIAKGQIVREIDALGGYSGIVTDKTAIQFKMLNKSKGPAMWSPRAQSDRMQFAECWRNMLEKTDNLDFYQDAVNGLIFDENKIIGVKTALGLEIKAKTVIITAGTFLNGLIHIGEKTFGGGRAGEGASTGITEDLVEKGFESGRMKTGTPPRVDARSLDFSKMTEQPGDENPEKFSYLPITEKLTTQRSCYLTYTNQKVHDILREGFDRSPMFNGRIKSTGPRYCPSVEDKIDRFADKDRHQVFVEPEGWNTVEIYVNGFSTSLPEDIQDKAIRHIAGFENVKFLRFGYAIEYDFFQPTQLKHNLETKLIENLFFAGQINGTTGYEEAAAQGLMAGVNAALKTQNKGPFILKRSEAYIGVLIDDLITKGTEEPYRMFTSRAEYRTLLRQDNADLRLTEIAYNLGLASKERLDRVTNKRIKTAALVKFVENLSVKQEEINPILESKGLSLINQSVKLFKIATRPQLSFNDFRVIEKLENYLQENDMDQEIIEQVEIHLKYSGYIEKEKNNADKLNRLENVKIPAKFDFSKVHSLSREAREKLTKIQPTSISQASRISGVSPSDISVLLVYMGR
- the ybeY gene encoding rRNA maturation RNase YbeY is translated as MIEFNYETDFQLKNEEKTAQWILNCIEKEGFELGEINYVFCDDTYLHKMNVEFLQHDTLTDIISFDYTLGKLVGGDIFISIERVKENAKEFDVLFENELHRVIIHGVLHYMKYKDKTDQEKQIMRTKENDSLKLLNLN